Part of the Rhinoderma darwinii isolate aRhiDar2 chromosome 2, aRhiDar2.hap1, whole genome shotgun sequence genome, cctttcaagctctttaacgccaaCAAAGCATTAgttatgtcaaagtgacagcaacatgtatagggggggggggggataaccgCAGTGCGACTACCTGcagggcattatggggaagcacacctgaggtcatgtgatcctgttTCTAATCTAAAAAATGGGTGCACCGCGAACCCCGAAGCCTTTCGGATTTCAACGAACTAGAAACGTTTCGGTATTTCGTAACAAATTTTTTATATACACAATGTGCAAAAAATTATCTTCATTTGTAGCGGTTACCGACATCGGAGATGAATGTTTTTCTGATAATTTTTTTGCTTTCAGACCAGTTTCAAGGAACTATCTTACTGAAAAACATCAGCACTGCCTCCTCAGGGCGATATCAGTGTGTATCATCCAATCTCATGGGCGCCCGAACCTGCCTTCTAGACCTGCAAGTAGTCGCTCGTAAGTTCACTGAGCTCCTTCTATTAAACTTCTCATCCGTGGGTCAGCGTGTGTCCCCTGCTTAAAAGTATAACACGAAGTCTCACTAGGAGGAACCCGGTTGCTCAGGCAATGTAGTGGTGTGGGTGTAACCCTTTAATAGCCGTGAAAAGCTGTGTAGTAATTtgacgcacgctggccctttaaaggagGAAGGGTCTACGCACACACTAGGAGCTGTCTCCTTTAAAATAGAAGCGGGCCTAGCAATCAGCcaagataacagctgatcaccccTGGAGCCGGACCGAtgacagtgtagcattacatggcagccattcaaatgaatatttCGCCATGTAATGCATAGACAGATTTTATCCACCAGAGAGGGGGGGATCCAGAGTGGAGAAATCTATATGCTCAATTAGgacattggacaacccctttcagcaGCTTTTTCATGTGTATGACCGGCCTTAATATCGCTTCCCTTACTCTCAGCAGATAATGAGATCGAGTGATTATAAGAATATGACATCTGCTGGATATGTACGGGTCAGcatagcagaggcgtagctaggttctccatcaCCCGGGGCAAAAATTCAATTTGGCGCCCCCCTCACCCcagaacctctttcccgacatctccttcctcctcaccatgtttgtttcttctaccaatcaatgaggtgtaatttttttttatgtaactcgagcataaagccatttgtacattttacaagcaatatagttctatatacaacaccagaaccaagctcattacatatatacatccccagaaccaagttcagtacataaatacagcaccagaacaaagctcagtacataaatacagcaccagaacaaagctcagtacatgtatacagcaccggaaccaagctcaatacataaatacagcaccaaaaccaagctcagtacataaatacagcaccaaaaccaagctcagtacatatatacaacaccagaaccaagtccagcatataaatacaacaccagcacaaatacagctcaatttagtgcaacccctgccgtgtaGGTTTGCACTATATTGTATACAGCTCTAAGTAtggccaaacaatggtaaggatatactgggagatgctgtttcataaataaaaaatcagaccacccatcatctcgctgcagctcatacagtgactacagcgctgattagaggcagaatgaacatttacattaagtgactcacagatgacgatctcagattctagttgttctttttctcttttcttctccatctggtccagacctttatgatgacttctctcgcccacatcccatttctgcagtttgcaactcagatgccttcagcttctcacttttcaaacagttctgcacctataaacaaatataaagttctcatggtggcagacactgtgcccctgaatataatagcaccatacactgtccctgattggaatagtaccatacactgcgtccctgattataatagcaccaaacactgtgtcacacacacacacacacacacacacacacacacacacacacacacacacaccgttccccctgcagatagtgccctacatagatgcccctgtagatattgaacCCCCatatatcccctgtagatagtgcccaagatacagtctcctgtagatagtgtcccacatatagacacccctgtagatagtgcccacatatagccacccctgtagatagtgccttacatatagccccctgcatatagtgacccacatatagcctcctctgAAAAtgttgtatatagccccctgtagatatagctgtcccctgtttatagtgtccaacatatagcccaccctgtagatagtgccctgcatatatctccccctataaatagtgctccacatatagcccaccaatgtctatagtgcctcacatacagctccccctatagtactccacatatagcccacccctgtatatagtgcctcacatatagctcccctatagtgctccacatatagcccacccctgtatacagtgcctcacatatagttcccctatagtactccacatatagcccacccctgtatgtagtgcctcacatatagctccccctatagagctccacatatagcacacccctgtatatagccaacccctgtatatagtgcctcacatatagatccccctataGTGCTTCATTTATAGcccaatcctgtatatagtcccccctgtagatactgtcactcacatttttattaggataaaaaaaacaaaaaaactttacatactcaccttaatcccgttcccgccgtccggtggcaatgcagacctgctctcttctgagaaggtctgctggggttgaacgccGAAAGCGGTgcgatgccccacctgcccctcctcctagctacgcccctgcagcaTAGTACTTCCCAGGAAAAAAAATTTCTATAGCAAGAATATCCCTTTAATTTCAGCAGGAGAGCAGCCTATCATCAGGTAGAAAGATCATTCCCAAGAGGACAACCCCATTTTTTAATATGTCTTATTAGTCAGAGTGGTGAACCAATAGGAAGAGTAACTCCCACTCCAGCAGACCAATGTATTACATAGTCACCCATTAATTTATTCACGGCTTCCTACAGCTGATCGCCAGGGTTTAGAGCATCCAGAAAGTGGTGATCAGGTGATCGTCAGGGCAGACTTCATGTGAGGAGGGGTTGTCCAGATGTCAAAATCGCCTTATTGACCTATTTCTCATTCATTATACTCTTGGTTTTCCTTCATTCAACAATACTGTAGTAACGATGCTCACTCTTGTGTTCTCAGCTCAGCACCAGAGCATGGGTCTTATAGCTGGAGCCATTGCTGGTGGAGTGTTGGTGCTGGTCATCTGTATAGTCGTGGTGGTCTTTGGGTTGTTCTACTGGAGGAACAAGCACAAGGAAGAGGAAGATGAAATCCCTAATGAGATAAGGTATGAAACATTGATATTGATCCTTCTATTGGTATCTTTGGTATCATCCAATTTCCGAATTTCTGAAGAGTATTGGCTTATTTCTCTTCAATTTTGTAAAACTTGCATGGTCAGGTTGGGTCTACACTATTGTTTGCATAAAGATGGCAAGTACATTGGGCATTTGGCCCATAGGACACTTGCATGGTGCTCAAAACCAGCTCTTTCTCATTCTTCACTTCCCCACTTATGAACAATTTTCTGCTGGGTAGACATTACATTGTTCATGTATTATGGACACGCAAATTATCTACCATTCATTGTTTATATGGTCATTGTGCCTACGTGATGTCGATTTGAAGATGAGTTATGGTGAGGTCAAAATAAACTTATATCCGTTATTCATATCATGTTTTTCTTTATCTTTGTAGAGAGGATGATCTTCCTCCGAAGTGCTCATTGTCTACCAAAGTCTTTCACCCCGATGCCTCCTCCTCTGAGCATGAGACACTAACGTCCGCCAACACAAACACCTATAATGGTCACTACTGGAACAATTCCAAGTCTAATTTCAACACTGGTTCTTACGTCCATTACAACTGCAATGGTTGCCGCCAACCCTCCGCTCGTTCAGTCACAGGTCACCCAAGACCAACGTATGCTAATGGTGGACAACCTTCCTTGGGTCCTCCAAAGACATTGGTGGTCACAGCTAACACAGCGCCTTCTCCAAAGACTGGAGGTAGAAGCAACGGCACGGTTGGCAGAAAAGCCAAGCCGTCTCAAACTAGGTCTTATGCTGTTAGCCAGGCCACGTTGGAGAGGATAGGTGCTGTACCGGTCATGATACCGGCTCAGAGTAGAGCTGGGTCACTAGTATAGAAAGAGCATCAAGTCATCTTGGGGCAAAAAAAGGAGTCGTGTTAACATGTGGGATGAAAGAATATCACCCGTGCTTCTCTGTTCTTTCCTTTCATCCTGGCGATCTACGACATAGTGCTGGAACAGGCCAGTCCTTTGCTCTTGTGAGAGCATACGTACCCTGAGACAAGGATTAAACAAAGGAAGTGTGGACGGTTTTCCCGAGATTAGAACTCATCCTTGTAGTGCCAAGCACAGCCCCGGGGCTTCCAACACAGAATAACATATGTGCCTCCTGTACTCTTCTTCAGCTCCTCTTTCACCCACCAAGCCCCATGAAAGACCTTATTTTTGTAACATCCACCTTGCTTGGAATCCAGCTAGTTATCTTGTTCATTGAAGATGGTGCTAaggagccccccccccaccccaacgTTCTCTGCCACCCTACAAATCACCAGCTGCCAAAAAAGTTCCACGTCCTAAATAAGCATCCCATTTCCGCATCAATGTTACTCACTCCAGCACTTTAACGCAATCTTATATGACCCATCTTCAAGGAAAGACATCCAACAGGTCTATTGTAagacccccaccaccaccaccaccaggactTCATAATATTAAGAAGATCCCACAATCTGCATCAATTCCACCGACAGATTCCCAAGATCTACATTTTTTCCCTTTACATATACGGTCTTATTTTCAGATTATAGACACCTTTATGTATAAAACAAAAATTGTTgtagtttttgatttttttagggACTCTGTAGTCATCATAGTATCAACGTTCGAAATCTAGGCCATTGTATTGTGTTTGGTAAATGTTTTCATGTATTTCTTTCAGAAAATTCCCATTCTTATTTTTGGTTTTTGGTTCGAATGGACTTGTTTGCAGATATTTCTTAAGCAGTTGTAGAACTAGATGTCCTATCATGGTCATCAGCTCCCGATGAGACCGTGCGTGAACCTTTAGTTCCACCATTACTCAGGAAGCGTAGGTtgtccacttctggctttagaTGAGCATGATCTTTGAAAGAATTTTTGAAATTTATGTGGCCTACTGAAGGTTTTCGTCCTGGTGATGTGATCTTGGAGCCGTGCAGAGTTTCGGGTGGTTTAATGATAAGGCAAGGAATTCAAATCTGTTTGGTCCACCAATGCAACACGTTCTAGTGATTGTTCTACTTACACTCCAATGGGTCAACCAGTCTCCACGTTGAGTATTAGCCTTCAAATCTCGACTTCTCGCCCAGTGAAGGGCTGGAGCCATCATGTATCACTATTATTTAGTGGCTGAACGCAACTAAAATGGAACAGTTTAATCTTCTTATGCTGCAAGTCCATCCAAGTGGCaatggaaaggggggggggggaacaccaTTCGAAGTATACACTACGTGGACTATTGATTGAAATACTGGATCTCCAGTGTTTATGTGCCTGAAAATTGATGTCTGCAGAGTTACTATATTATGTACAAGAGCCAAACATTATGATGTTCGAAAAACTTTATTCACAGGTTCCAAATGTTCTATAcctctctatctatatatatatatatatatctatctatatataagattttttttcttttatttttgtcaATATTATAAccaaaaacctttaaaaaaaatttagattttttttctctagaatcccataattattatttttcttaagcAAGGCCATAGCCATGCCCTGACGGCCCCATAAACATACATGTTCGAGTAAGCCAAACATACATGTCATTTCAGTGGGAGATCCTTTCCTCATGGGGAGACAATGGGTCGAACAGGTTAAACCCCAACTCATCGAATCTTTAtttttccccaatgggaaatataTGGGGACCATTGGGCAGTCCCCATAGACATTGGGTGGGATCCTCTTTGAAAAACATCTAACGTCTATGACTCATTTTAGTGTTGTGTAGACTGAATTGGATGCAATTTAGCCCACTAAATGGCCTCCCAATTTGTCAGTCAGGGGTCTGGAAACGTAATTGCGATATATATGCAGCCAGCCCTCATCTGTGTCCCCTTACAAGTCTAGAAGGGTCCCATGACTATTTCTAAAGAATCATGAAGACGGGGCGCTTGGCCAATTTTTGGGTGTATTTTTGCCCATTCGTTCCTGTTTTGTGAGGGCATAATAATCTAAAGGAATCCGGTCCAGGTGACAAGGTTGCCTTTAACATTTAATTTACCCCTAATATCATACACTATCTACAGATCGCTGAGTAGACTCGGTCTAGGATTCCGACGAGggtattttttgcaaaatttttacATAGGTCAATACTAAATCAGATGGTCTTAATCCCTGTTATCCAAATGTTAGATATTCGTGTTATTCACTGTTGGGTTTTGTTTCCCTTTCTAAATATGATGTCAATTAACCAACGTTGTATTCTTAAAGTAGAGCGTTAACTCACCGGCACCGTAATGGGTCCCAAGCAAGTGCTGCCCATACCCTGAAATAGCCCTTGACGAATTTATTCCGGATTTTTTGGTAAACTTGTTCTAATAtttttgaaaaagtaaaaaaaatatcttaatAATGATTGGACGACTTTAATATACAATAATCCATCCAAACATTCTGACTTTTCCATATGTCCTctaaaaaaatatgcattttgGCCGCAGAAGAATGTCTCTAATAATAGTTGTAATATTACCAGGGGTGCGTATTCTTATACCTTCTTAATGACTTGAATACAGAAAACTCAATATTTACAGCAAAGCTTTGCGGCATTCGATGTGCCAGCCACCTGTGGAGTGGTATGCTTGGCAGCACACTAATGTGGGTATGTATGACTTGCATGGTAGTAATCTATAAATTGTATGGATACCACTATTTTTATGGGGATCGGGTAGATAATTGGTttgattaataaaaataattgagtCGGAGGTTGCACTTGCTCATCGGTCTTTGACCACTCAGATTGGCATTAATGGATTTGATAGTCTCCCTTCTTCTTAGTGTTACTGAATGGGTGCTGGGCGCCTACTAGACATGGGTGGGGGGCAATGCCTGGGTGCGTCTTCTGTACACACTCCCGAATGACTCTCTGATTGTTCATTGGGTCTGAATATTTTTGAAAGATACCTAGTCAGTAATGTGAAGAAATGACTAATATCCTTCTCCTGCTATGTTTACATTTGCTGTGGCAGATAAAACCGTAAAATAAAACTCAGTTTCCTGCATCTTGCATAATAGTTTGAGATGCCCGGCCTGCCGCATGAAATCCTGTTTCTTGAGTGacgttggttaaaaaaaaaaaaagaaaaaaaaaaaaaagagaatgtccggattgttttttttaatgcataaaTATATGAGCGGAAACAGAATACTTTGTATCACTGAAGGCAACTACATTGATGCCAACTTGGCGGTCCAGAAATGTTGGAAATTTGTAATGGAGAGCTGGAGTAGGGATTTCCCAGTACCGGATATTCCATGAATTTTAGAAGTAGGGATGAACAACATCGATCTTTTCGAGTTCCTCCGATTCTAGAATTTATTACCAGGTTTTCCTTCCCATTGGGTACGTTGTGTAGGTCAATCCAGAAATGCATTTTCCCAATATTTTCCATGATCTCATTGATCAGACAAATCacggggatcataaggacatggtTGACCATGGTGGAATGTGGACAGTTGAAACCTTTTCTTGACCCATCTATCTCATATAAACTCCTGAAACAATACATTTTTAACCTTTTAATAAACTAGCCAAATGTAATAAACGATAAAGAGGAAGGTTCAgtgatatacagatgtagcagagctcgtCGTGGGACCCCATGTAAGGTAGCACTGTAActaggactgtaactataacaagggggcatcctctacttcTAGAGGAAAGAAAGTTAGAACATAGAAGAGGATTCTTTacggtaagagcagtgagactttgtaactctactataagagcagtcacactatggagttctctactgtaagagcagtcacactatggaacctctactgtaagagcggtcacactatctaacctctactgtaagagcagtcacactatggaacctctactgtaagagcagtcacactatggaacctctactgtaagagcagtcacactatgcagcctctactgtaagagcagtcacactatggag contains:
- the IGSF11 gene encoding immunoglobulin superfamily member 11 isoform X1, which gives rise to MRRRSGSWGIWLVLGAVTALRGFVTALQVMIDKDNIQVARGQSAALLCTFTTSAALTNLNIIWTVTPLSNANQPEQIIIYQGGQVFTTAAQFQGRVGFMQTMPSTNASIYINNTQLSDTGTYQCMVNNFPDRALRNIGVVGFTVLVPPSEPLCNIQGSLDIGSDVTLTCSSEEGIPRPTYKWEKVDNNPILPASVTQDQFQGTILLKNISTASSGRYQCVSSNLMGARTCLLDLQVVAPQHQSMGLIAGAIAGGVLVLVICIVVVVFGLFYWRNKHKEEEDEIPNEIREDDLPPKCSLSTKVFHPDASSSEHETLTSANTNTYNGHYWNNSKSNFNTGSYVHYNCNGCRQPSARSVTGHPRPTYANGGQPSLGPPKTLVVTANTAPSPKTGGRSNGTVGRKAKPSQTRSYAVSQATLERIGAVPVMIPAQSRAGSLV
- the IGSF11 gene encoding immunoglobulin superfamily member 11 isoform X2 → MIDKDNIQVARGQSAALLCTFTTSAALTNLNIIWTVTPLSNANQPEQIIIYQGGQVFTTAAQFQGRVGFMQTMPSTNASIYINNTQLSDTGTYQCMVNNFPDRALRNIGVVGFTVLVPPSEPLCNIQGSLDIGSDVTLTCSSEEGIPRPTYKWEKVDNNPILPASVTQDQFQGTILLKNISTASSGRYQCVSSNLMGARTCLLDLQVVAPQHQSMGLIAGAIAGGVLVLVICIVVVVFGLFYWRNKHKEEEDEIPNEIREDDLPPKCSLSTKVFHPDASSSEHETLTSANTNTYNGHYWNNSKSNFNTGSYVHYNCNGCRQPSARSVTGHPRPTYANGGQPSLGPPKTLVVTANTAPSPKTGGRSNGTVGRKAKPSQTRSYAVSQATLERIGAVPVMIPAQSRAGSLV